A genomic window from Streptomyces sp. 846.5 includes:
- a CDS encoding glycosyl hydrolase family 18 protein — protein sequence MASPRRAFGAVTACATAVGLGLTGLVAFSAGAGAATTNLVANPGFETGTLSNWTCSGGAVTTSTVHSGTHALVATPTSSDDAQCTQTISVQPNSSYSLSSWVQGPYVYLGTSGDGTTDVSTWSTSSSWNQLSTSFTTGASTTSVTIYLHGWYGQAAYYADDVVLSGAAGATTSASASASASASPTASASASASASPTPTATTASPTPTATSTGSTGTGKHLVTGYWQDFDNGATDQKISDVSSQYDIIAVSFATADASNTGGITFSLDSTLQSKLGGYTDAQFKADIAAKHAAGKKVVLSVGGQNGTISVASSTAATNFANSAYSLMQQYGFDGVDIDLENGLNSTYMAQALHSLASKAGSGFVLTMAPQTIDMLTASSDYLATAVAVKDILTIVNTQYYNSGSMNGCDGGVYSEGTVDFITSMACTAIQAGLSPSQVGIGVPASTSAAGSGYVAPSVVENALNCLAKGTGCGTFKPSTTWPTIGGVMTWSTNWDASNGNQFANNEGVFVHAMA from the coding sequence ATGGCTTCCCCTCGCCGCGCCTTCGGCGCAGTAACCGCCTGTGCAACGGCCGTCGGACTCGGTCTGACCGGCCTCGTCGCCTTCAGCGCCGGCGCCGGCGCCGCCACCACCAATCTGGTGGCCAACCCCGGCTTCGAGACCGGCACCCTCTCCAACTGGACCTGCAGCGGCGGTGCGGTCACCACCTCCACCGTCCACTCCGGCACCCACGCCCTCGTCGCGACCCCCACCAGCAGCGACGACGCGCAGTGCACCCAGACCATCAGCGTCCAGCCCAACTCCTCGTACTCACTCAGCTCCTGGGTCCAGGGCCCCTACGTCTACCTGGGCACCAGCGGTGACGGGACGACGGATGTCAGCACCTGGTCCACCAGCAGTTCCTGGAACCAGCTGAGCACCAGCTTCACCACCGGCGCCTCGACCACCAGCGTCACCATCTACCTGCACGGCTGGTACGGGCAGGCTGCGTACTACGCCGACGACGTGGTGCTGAGCGGCGCGGCGGGCGCGACCACCTCGGCCAGCGCTTCGGCGTCGGCCTCGGCGAGCCCGACGGCTTCCGCCAGCGCCAGCGCCTCGGCCTCCCCCACGCCGACCGCCACCACGGCCTCGCCGACCCCGACCGCCACCTCGACCGGCAGCACCGGCACCGGGAAGCACCTGGTCACCGGCTACTGGCAGGACTTCGACAACGGGGCCACCGACCAGAAGATCAGCGACGTCAGCTCGCAGTACGACATCATCGCGGTCTCCTTCGCCACCGCCGACGCCAGCAACACCGGCGGCATCACCTTCTCGCTGGACTCGACCCTGCAGAGCAAGCTCGGCGGCTACACCGACGCCCAGTTCAAGGCCGACATCGCGGCCAAGCATGCGGCCGGCAAGAAGGTCGTGCTCTCGGTCGGCGGCCAGAACGGCACCATCTCCGTCGCCAGCTCCACCGCCGCCACCAACTTCGCCAACAGCGCCTACTCGCTGATGCAGCAGTACGGCTTCGACGGGGTCGACATCGACCTGGAGAACGGCCTCAACTCCACCTACATGGCGCAGGCGCTGCACTCGCTGGCGAGCAAGGCCGGCTCCGGCTTCGTGCTCACCATGGCCCCGCAGACCATCGACATGCTGACCGCGAGCTCGGACTACCTGGCGACGGCGGTGGCGGTCAAGGACATCCTCACCATCGTCAACACCCAGTACTACAACTCGGGTTCGATGAACGGCTGTGACGGCGGGGTCTACTCCGAGGGCACGGTGGACTTCATCACCTCGATGGCCTGCACCGCCATCCAGGCCGGGCTCAGCCCCAGCCAGGTCGGCATCGGCGTCCCGGCCTCGACCAGCGCGGCCGGCAGCGGCTACGTCGCCCCCAGCGTGGTCGAGAACGCCCTCAACTGCCTGGCCAAGGGCACCGGTTGCGGCACCTTCAAGCCCAGCACCACCTGGCCGACCATCGGCGGGGTGATGACCTGGTCGACCAACTGGGACGCCAGCAACGGCAACCAGTTCGCCAACAACGAGGGCGTCTTCGTCCACGCCATGGCGTAG
- a CDS encoding prepilin peptidase produces the protein MLGPFVFTVVAGCAAGAGISAPARREAARYTERLPSPVRLTGLCVVALGATAAAAGYHWHVLALLWAAACAVPLALVDVAEHRLPHRLTYPSAAGTLLLLGAAGLAGDRTGSALHALYGAAALGAVFWLMALALPFGLGDAALGLTVGAALGWYGFGAVFAGVLLGFLLAAGYGTAKLAARRAGRRDELPFGPFLLLGTLLAIALSH, from the coding sequence GTGCTGGGTCCGTTTGTGTTCACCGTGGTCGCCGGCTGCGCGGCCGGGGCCGGAATCTCTGCCCCGGCGCGGCGTGAGGCCGCCCGGTACACCGAGCGGCTGCCCTCTCCGGTCCGGCTGACGGGCCTGTGCGTGGTTGCCCTGGGGGCCACCGCGGCGGCGGCCGGCTACCACTGGCACGTCCTGGCGCTGCTCTGGGCTGCCGCCTGCGCCGTGCCGCTGGCCCTGGTCGACGTCGCCGAGCACCGGCTGCCGCACCGGCTCACCTACCCCTCGGCGGCCGGGACCCTGCTGCTGCTCGGCGCCGCCGGTCTCGCCGGGGACCGCACCGGCTCCGCGCTGCACGCCCTCTACGGGGCCGCCGCGCTGGGCGCGGTGTTCTGGCTGATGGCGCTGGCGCTGCCGTTCGGCCTCGGCGACGCCGCGCTCGGGCTGACCGTCGGCGCCGCGCTCGGCTGGTACGGCTTCGGGGCCGTCTTCGCGGGCGTGCTGCTCGGCTTCCTGCTGGCCGCCGGCTACGGCACGGCGAAGCTCGCCGCGCGCCGTGCGGGGCGTCGCGACGAGCTTCCCTTCGGACCGTTCCTGCTGCTGGGCACGCTACTGGCGATAGCGCTCAGCCACTGA
- a CDS encoding RidA family protein, giving the protein MSKSVVRTDQAPTPIAGFSQGVAKGGLLQVAGQVGFDPATGSPVGPGLTEQIEQTLRNVQAVLEAGGAGWNDVVMMRVYLTDTAHFAELNVAYDAWFAKALPEGGFPARTTVYVGLPAGLLVEIDALAVTG; this is encoded by the coding sequence ATGAGCAAGAGCGTCGTCCGCACCGACCAGGCACCGACCCCGATCGCCGGCTTCTCCCAGGGCGTCGCCAAGGGCGGGCTGCTCCAGGTCGCGGGCCAGGTCGGCTTCGACCCGGCCACCGGGAGCCCGGTCGGCCCCGGCCTGACCGAGCAGATCGAGCAGACCCTCCGCAATGTCCAGGCCGTGCTGGAGGCGGGCGGCGCCGGCTGGAACGACGTGGTCATGATGCGGGTCTACCTCACCGACACCGCGCACTTCGCCGAGCTGAACGTCGCCTACGACGCCTGGTTCGCCAAGGCCCTCCCCGAGGGCGGCTTCCCGGCGCGCACCACGGTCTACGTGGGCCTCCCGGCCGGACTGCTGGTCGAGATCGACGCCCTCGCTGTCACCGGCTGA